Below is a genomic region from Spirosoma radiotolerans.
AGGAAATCCAGGGCGATCTCTATGAGCGGTTCGTGCGGGATCTTCAAGCCGAAGGCATCCGAAGGGCAAATCGTCGTTACTGGGCAAACGTGCTCCGCTTTATTCGGCCCTTTGCCTTGAAACGGAAAGTGAATGACTATTCTTCACCAGCACTACTTAGCTCACTTATGTTCCGCAACTATTTTAAAACCTCGCTTCGCAACCTGACTAAGCATAAAGTCAGTTCGCTGATTAACCTCTTCGGGCTTACGCTGGGCGTAACGGCCTGTCTGGTCATTTACCTGATTACAAATTACGAACTGAGTTACGATACGTTTCACCCGAATGGTGAGCGAATTTATCGGCTGGTGGGAGAAGCGCAATATGGTAAAACGGGCGAGAAACATCCCGTAGGTTTCCCCCCGAATGCCGTTCCGGCCGCTATTCGAAAAGAAATCGCAGGTCTGGAAACCGTAGCCGCTTTTCACAACATTTCTTCCGAGGTGCTCGTCCCAAATGGGAAGGAAAAGCCGAAGCGATTCGAGGGCAACAAACACAATGAGATTGTGGTCGTTGAGCCGCAATATTTCGACATTTTCACGTATCAATGGCTGGCCGGCAACCCGAAAACAGCGTTGACAGAACCGTTTGATCTGGTACTGTCAGCCCGAAAGGCCCGTCTGTATTTTGGCGAACTACCCATCCAGGAAATGATTGGCAAAGAAGTCATTTATCAGGATTCCGTACGCATGCATGTAGCTGGCATTGTGAACGATTTCGCACAGCCGAGCGATCTTGTCTTTACGGATTTCATTTCCTTTGCTACCATTCAGGCGAGCCAACTCAAACGAAGCATAGATCTGAGTCAATGGAACGACATTTGGTCCGCTTCGCAGGCCTTTGTCAAGCTCCCTGAGGGAACAACGCCCGCCCAACTCACAGCTCAGTTTCAGCGTTTTGGCAAAGCTCATTTTACGAAGGAAATGGAGTTGAAATTTACGCCTGCTCTACAACCCCTTTCTGACCTTCATTTCAATGATGATTACGCAGACAACTACTCTCGAAAAGCCCACTTGCCAACGCTTTACGGCCTGATGGGTATTGCCGCCTTTATACTACTGATTGCCGCCATCAATTTTATCAACTTATCGACGGCGCAGTCGGCACAACGAGCCAAGGAAACCGGCATTCGGAAAGTGATGGGCAGTAGTCGGGCCAATCTGATTCTCCAGTTCTTGAGCGAAACGACGTTCCTGACCGTCGTGGCTGTTTTCCTTTCGCTGGCACTCGTCAAGCCGATTCTGATCGCGTTTCAATCCTTGACGCCCCAGGGACTGACGTTCGATTTGTTTAGCTGGCAAACAGTGGCATTCTTGTTGGCGGTTACGATAAGTACATCACTTCTGGCTGGGTTTTACCCATCCTGGGTGCTGTCTTCCTATGTTCCCGCCCTAACGCTGAAAGGGCAGACGTCAACTAAAAATGGGCAAAAAGGCTATTTACGGAAGGGGCTGATTGTCTTTCAGTTTACGGTTTCGCTGGTGTTTATTATCGGCACACTAATGGTCAGTCGACAACTCAATTTTATGCGAAACAAAGACCGGGGTTTTTCGACGAATGCCATTGTTTCCATCCGGCCCGGACGAGACGAAAAGGCCACCGTACTGGCGCAGAAGCTCAGCCAACTTGCCGGTGTTGAGCGCGTTACGAGGGAGTGGTTTCCACCAATGGGCCCGGCCTTTATGGTTACCAAACTAAAATATCAGGGCAAAAAAGAGATTGAGATGGACGTATCGGCCAAAATAGGCGACGAAAATTTCATTCCACTGTATCAGTTGCGCCTGCTCGCGGGTCGAAACTACATCAAGAGCGACTCGCTCCGGGAACTCGTCATCAATGAAACCTACGCGAAAGCTCTGGGATTTAAAAAACCGGCCGATGCACTGAATCAACTGCTTAGTTTCCAAGACAAAAAGTATCCTATTGTTGGGGTAGTAGCCGATTTTCATGAACAGTCGTTTCATGAAAAAATTGGGCCCGTGTTCATCGGCTATATGCCGCAACGATCAGCAAATATTGGCGTAAAACTGGCCACTAAGGGCCGTCAGGTTAGCGATATGAAAGCCACGCTGGCCAGCATGGAACAACAGTGGAAAACGATCTATCCTGACAATAAATTCGAGTATACGTTTCTGGACGACTCCATTGCCAAGCTCTATGAGAAAGAGCAGAAAACGGGCCAACTCGTTAACACCGCCACCGCCATTGCCATTCTCATTTCGTGCATGGGTCTATTCGGCCTGGCCACCTTTACGGCCCAACAACGGACTAAAGAAATTGGAGTTCGAAAAGTGCTCGGCGCATCGGTGGCCAGTATTGTTACCCTACTCTCGAAAGACTTTCTGAAATTGGTAATCGTGGCCTTAGTGCTGGCCTCCCCCATTGCCTGGTGGGCGATGAATCAATGGCTCAAGGATTTCGCTTACAAAGTCGACCTTAGCTGGTGGGTCTTTGCGCTGGCGGGTATTCTGGCTATTGCCATTGCGCTGGTAACCGTAGGGTTCCAAAGCATAAAAGCTGCCCTGCTGAACCCGGTAAGAAGTTTACGATCCGAGTAGAGACGCAACCCTTTGCGTCTCCCATACGTCAGCAATACGGACGGCTTTAACTGTCTTTATGGCTAAAATAAGGTTGCTGACGCATGAGAGACGCAAAGGGTTGCGTCTCTACTACTGGACTTTCACGCGGTTATAAATCTCCCGGAAATTTTTAACGCTTTCGGCAATTTCGGGGCCGTTATTTTCCCAATGGTATTCATATTCGGCCGAGATTGGCCCTTTAAAGTGCTGGCGTTTTAGCTCGGTAATGACCTGCTCTACGTTGCAATCGCCGGTGCCCCAGACAACATCGTGGTATTTCCCCTCCGGTGTATCTTTCTTCACGTCTTTGAAGTGCATACCCAGCACGTGGCCGTTTAGCTTTTTCAGGCATTCGACCGGGTTCAGTCCCGAACGTACCCAATGGCCAATGTCCGAACAGGAACCAACGTATTTGCTACCGCCAATAGCCGCCAGCACCGTGTCGGGATGCCAATAGCGCGACGGTTTGGGGTGGTTATGAAGCGCAACGTTGATTTTGTACTGCTCGGCTAGTTTTCGTACCAGTGGCATCTGTTCCGGCGTGGGCTCCGAGTTGATGTTCAGGATGCCCATGTCTTTCGCAAATTCGAATACATTCTTCCAATCCTCATCCGTTTTGGGGCTGACAACGCCGTACGCGACCACCGTGAGGCCGCGGTCTTTGATCAGCTTTTTGACCGCCTGCCGGGTCGTGGCATTCATGTTAAAGTCCATCTTCCCGTCCAATCCGCCCCCAATAACCTGACCGGGGTATGCCTCAACGTATTTAAGCCCACAACTGTCAATCTTCCGCAGGGCTTCCGTAAAAGGAAACAGACGAAACGAATAGGCCTGAGCGCCCAGTTTCCAGCCAGCTTTATCTTCCGGGCCTTTCTGCGCCAGCAACGGCAGCGCGCTCAACGCCAGGAGCGCCCCACAGATCAGCGATTTTATTAGGTATTTCATGGGAAAGAGAATGATATGTTCCTGAACTAAAGAGCAGGTGGTATCAACTTTACCCACTTTGTGTGTCGTTTACAGACGGAGATGTTTTAAGAGAAAGAATGTAGACCCAATCACCGGCGTCCGGTTCAGGACGGGCCAATGTCCAGAATCGGACATTCCCCAACTGCATAACTCAACCAAAACCGGCTTTATGGCCTTGAAAAGCCCATCATTAGTTCTGGCAAGGCATTTGATCAGCAAATATAGAACTAATTAGACCCCATGAAACGGACCTACCTGGGCGAGTTTGAAGAGATTGTTCTGCTCACCGTTGCGGTGCTGGAGGGACAGGCGTATGGCGTAGCCCTCACCCACGAAATCATCGAACAAACCGGCCGCTCGGTACGGCTGAATCAGATTCACGCGGCCTTACAGCGTCTGGAAGACAAAGGCATGGTGAAATCGGAAATGGGCGAACCCACGCCGGAGCGCGGTGGCCGCCGGAAGCGATTGTTTACGGTGACTGTTTACGGTCAGCGGACCTTGCAGGAAATTCAGGAAGTACGAACCACGTTGTGGAACCGGTTACCAAACCCACTCAACCCGGCCATTAGCCTATGAATCAGTCGCCTACCCCGCCCCGCCTGGCTGATCGGTTGCTCAACCTCTTTTGCGCCCCCCATCGGCTGGAAGAAGTGCAGGGCGATCTGCACGAGGAGTTTGCCTGGCAGGTTGAACGTATTGGCGAACGGCGGGCCCGCTGGCGCTACTGGCGGGATGTACTGGGTTTTATGAAGCCCCGGACGGGCGGATCATTTGCCATCAAACGTCAAGAAAAACAGAACTCAACTATCTTCTTACTAAGCCCTGTTATGCTCCGTAATTACCTGAAAACCGCCTGGCGCAGCCTGGTAAACAACCGATTCTATTCGCTGATCAACATGACGGGTCTGACCGCCGGGTTAGCCGTGGGTATCCTGATTTTGCTCTGGGTGCAGGATGAACTGAGCTTCGACCGGTTTCATCACCAGGCAACCAGCATATACCGGCTCGAAAACTGGGCTGGTACGGGCAATAGCCGCCAAATCTGGACATCCACTGTTGCCCCAATCGCCGAGCTTGGCAAGCAGGAACTGCCCGACATAAAAGACGGCGTCCGCATTTCTCACAACGGCACTTATACCCTGTTTAGATACAAGGATAAAACCTTCAATGAGGAACACACCCAGTTTGCCGATCCGAGCTTGTTCTCGGTATTCGACTTCGCACTCACGCAGGGAAACCCGGCAAAGCCCTTCCCGGATAACCACTCGGTTGTGCTGACCGAAAGCACGGCCAAACGCTATTTCGGCGACGAGAACCCACTCGGAAAAGTCCTCATCGTCGATAAGAACAATGCGTTTAAGGTGAGCGGTATCACGCCGGATTTTCCCAAAAATTCGAGCATCCAGGCCGACATGATCCTGCCTCTTCCGTTGCTGTTCGAGGGCATGTATCACAACAGAACAGATGGTAGAAATCAGGCTAACGACTTTAGTAATTTTAACTACAGCACCTATTTGTTGCTTCAACCAGGCGCATCCACCAGCAGTCTGACCGATAAACTACGTACGATTCACCTCCGTAACAAGCCCGACGATACAGACCTTACGTACCTGCTTCAGCCCCTGCCCGACATGCACCTCTACAGAGCAGATGGTTCGGAAGGCGGGATTGAAACGATCAGGATGTTTTCTATTATTGCCCTGCTTATTCTGGCGATAGCCTGTATTAACTACGTTAATCTCTCCACAGCCCGTTCGTTGCTACGCTCCAAAGAGATCAGCATGCGCAAGATCGTAGGCGCGGCCCGTAGCCAGCTATTTGTGCAGTTCCTGACTGAAACCGCGCTCTTGTTTTCCTTGGCGGCCGTGCTGGCCATTGGCCTTATTTATGGGCTGCTCCCTTTCTACAACCAGATTTCGGGCAAGCAGCTTGCCCTTGACTTTTCTGACTACCGCATCTGGCAGCTCATTGGCCTGACGATCCTCGGAACGCTGGCCGCATCGAGCCTTTATCCGGCCCTGTTACTCTCTTCCTTTGAACCCCTCAGAGCCCTGAAAGGAAAGGTCTCATCCCGGCTTAATGAAGCTAGTTTCCGAAAAATACTGGTTGTCGTCCAGTTCGCGGTTTCTGTCATCCTGATCGCGGGAACGTTCATTATCAATAACCAACTACAGTACATCCGCTCGAAGGAACTGGGGTACGATAAAACGCATGTATTTGGGTTTTTTATGCGGGATATGAGCCAGCATTACGATGTGGTAAAAGCACAGCTCCTGAACCAGCCCGGCGTCGATGCCGTTACCCGAGCCAGTTCAAACATTGTCAGCCTGGGCGGTCAAACCGGCGATAATGAATGGGATGGGAAAGAGAAAGGTGAAACCATGTTTATGTGGCCGGTAGCCATCGATAAAGACTTTATTCCATTCTTTAAAATAAACTTGTTGCAAGGCGCCAATTTTACCGGTGCCGTTGCCGATTCGCTGCATTTTATCCTGAATGAAACCGCCGTAAAGACGGCCCGGATTAAAGACCCGATTGGGAAACGATTCAGACTGTGGAATCACACCGGAACGATTGTCGGCGTTGTCAACGATTTTCACTTTGCCTCGATGCGGCAGAAAATAGAGCCCGCTATTTTCTACTACGCCCCCGAGCAGATGCAGGCCATTTATGTTAAAACAACCGGCAATGACGCCAGGCTGGCTGTTGCAGCTGCCCAACGGTCGTGGAAGCAATACAACACGAATTATCCGTTCGACTACACCTTCCTGAACGATTCATTCAACAACCTCTACAAGTCGGAGCAGCAATCAGGGATGCTGTTCAATATTTTCTCCACCATTGCCATTCTCATTTCCTGCCTGGGTTTATTTGGTCTGGCCACCTACACAGCACAGGTACGTACCCGCGAGATTGGAGTTCGTAAGGTACTGGGTGCCAGCACAAGCGGCATTATTCAACTGTTGGCCAAAGATTTCATCAAACTGGTTCTGATCGCCATTGTCATCGCCGTTCCCGTCGCCTGGTACACGATGAATCGGTGGTTGCAGGATTTCGCCTACCGAATCGACATTCAGTGGTGGGTCTTTGCCTTATCGGGGCTGCTGGCCCTCGCCATTGCCCTACTCACGGTCAGTTACCAGAGTATCCGGGCCGCGCTGATGAACCCGGTCAACTCATTACGCAGCGAATAGAACAGCCATGCATACGCCCCCTCGGTTCGCCGACCGCCTGCTTCGGTTGGTCTGCGCCCCTCATCGGCTGGAAGAAGTGCAGGGCGATCTGCACGAGGAGTTTGCCTGGCAGGTTCAGCGCATTGGCCTGCGACGGGCCCGCTGGCGCTACTGGCGGGATGTGCTGGGTTTTATGAAGCCTTTCGCCATAAAACGAACGACGGCGGTTGGAATGTCCCGACGGGGAACCGTGCATCACCCACGATTCGGAGAATACCCATATGCAAATTCAACAACTACTGCTATGTTAAGCAACTATTTTACCATTGCCTGGCGAAACGTGCTCCGCTACAAATTAAACAGTACGCTTACCATAACCGGTCTGGCCTTAGGACTGGCTTGTAGCCTGTTGATAATTCTTCATGTGCGGGAAGAGTTGACCTATGACAACGGGTTTTCAAAAGCAGACCGGATTTTCAGAATTACGTCGGAAAATATTGACAAGAAAAGCCGACAATGGGCAGCAACGTCACCTATTTTGGGAGTAGAAATGCAAAAGGCTATCCCTGCGGTCCAAACCGTGGCCCGATTTCATCGCCCATATCCAGATCGGGTATTCAGCTATGCACCATCCGGTGGAGCGCCAAAGCTGTTCGAGGAGAAAAGCGGGTATTATGCCGATTCGACCGTGGTGGATGTATTCGACCTTTCGTTTGTGAAAGGTGATCCACGAACAGCCCTCAAACAGATTGACGCCATTGTCCTCACGGAAGCAATGGCAACCAAATACTTCGGGAATGAAGACCCATTAGGCAAACGGATTCAGGATGATCTGGATAAACGTCTATTGACCGTGACGGGTGTCATAAAACCCTATTCATTCCCCACGCATTTACAGTTCGATTACCTGATTTCTATGTCCACCTTTTACAGTTATACGGACAAAAATACGCTGGAAAATAGAGGGTGGGCTGGCTTTTATAATTACGTCCTACTGAATAATGGTGCCTCACGTTCGGATGTGGAAGCGCGAATTCCGGAGTTCATGGTCAAGTTTTACGAAGCCAAAGGCGAAACCAGAAAAGAAATCCTGGCAACCCGAAGAACGCCTATTCAACCCATTACGGACATTCACCTGCACTCGAAGCTGGAGAAGGAAATGGGGCCTAATAGTGACATTACTTATGTGTATGTTTTTTCCATAGCGGCCCTGTTTATCCTGCTGTTAGCCTCGGTGAATTTCATCAATATGGCCACAGCCCAGGCATTTAACCGAATGAAAGAAGTGGGCGTTCGAAAGGCATTAGGTGCCCGCAAAGGCCAACTCATCAGACAGTTTCTGGGCGAATCATTCATACTGACGCTGGCAGCTGCTTTGGTAGCCTTTGGTTTATTCCGGCTGGCCATTCCTTTTTATAACGAACTGGCAGCAAAGACGCTTCGCTTTGAGCAATTGCTGACGGCATCGAATACAGTACTACTGGTGCTACTGATTGGGCTCATCAGCCTGATTGCCGGTTTTTACCCGGCCTTATTCATTTCTAATTTTGATCCCGTTAATGCCCTGAAAGGAAAGAAAAGCCAGTTTTCTTCAGTTACACTAATTCGAAAAGGTCTGATTGTGTTTCAGTTCAGTGTTTCGGTATTCATGATCTTCAGTACGATTGTCGTATACCGTCAAATGAAGTTTTTCCAGACAAAGGACCTGGGCTTCGACCAAGACCAGGTAATAGCTGTAAAGCTGTACGGGCGTGACATGTGGAACAAAGCCGACGTGATTCAGCAGGAATTTCAGAAAAATTCAGCCATCACGAATGTAGCCCGTATTTCTACCTTACCGGGTGACCGATTCGGTACAGATATGCTCGCGCTGCTGGGGAAACCTGACGATGCGACTCAACTTCGATTTATGTGGGCTGACGAACATACGCTCCCACTTTTACAGGTCGGGATGAAAGCAGGTCGAAATTTCGTCAGGAAAACAGAGAACGCCCACTTTTCGCTTATCCTGAACGAAGCGGCAGCCAAAGCTCTCAAACTGGATTCGCCCATCGGGCAAAAAGCGGTATCCTTAGGGGACACAGGCGAGATAGTAGGCATTGTCAGGGATTTCCATTTTGCCTCCCTGCACACCACAGTCGATCCACTGGTTATTGTTCAGCATCCAGGACAGGCCAATTACTTTCTATTAAAAACAAAAGGAAACAACCTGGCAGAAACTTTACAGTTCGCCCAATCTACGTTGGCTCGTTTGTCGCCCGGCAGTCTGTTCATCTACACATTTCTGGATGAAAAAATGGCCCGTTTATATGATTCAGAAAAACGGGTGGGCAATATACTGAATGTGTTTGCCCTCTTTGCTATACTTATTTCCTGCCTGGGCTTATTTGGCTTATCTGCCTATGCTGCCCAGATACGCACAAAAGAAGTTGGCATTCGGAAGGTGTTGGGGGCTACGGTGGCCGGACTTATTGTACTGCTTTCCGGAGACTTCCTTCGACTGGTACTCATTGCCATTGTTCTCGCCTTTCCCCTGGCCTGGTGGGCTACGAGTCGGTGGTTGCAGAACTTTGCCTATCCAACTTCCATTGAGTGGTGGATGTTCGCTCTAACCAGTCTGGTAACTAGTGCAGTTGCTGTTCTAACAATTAGTTTCCAAAGCATTAGAGCCGCCCTGATGAACCCCGTGAAATCGTTGAGAAGTGAGTAGTACCGACCATCCCGGTCGGCTGGATAAATATTAGTTCAAGTCCGACCGGGATGGTCGGCACTACAGCAATGAAACTGAATCGCCGGACCACTCCACCCCGCTTAGCTGACCACCTACTCCGCTTCTTCTGCGCTCCTCACCGCCTGGAAGAAGTGCAGGGCGACTTACACGAAGAGTTCACCTATCAGGTTGAACGTATTGGTGAACGGCGGGCCCGCTGGCGCTACTGGTGGGATGTCCTGGGCTTTATAAAGCCTCGCTTTGCCGCCAGACCTAAATCAACGTATTCAACAACTTTCCTAAGTCCTGCTATGATCCGAAACTATTTGGCCATTGCCCTGCGCCAGCTCTGGAAAAACCAGTTGTTCAGTGCGTTGAACATTGTTGGGCTCACGGTTGGCCTGGCCGTCAGCACATTCATTGCGCTGTATGTCTGGCATGAGTTCCACTATGATCGGTTCGAACCCTTCGCCGACCGCACCTATCGGATTATGTCGGTCGCTACATATGGCGGAGAGGAAATCAGCTTTCCCAACTTGCACGAATCGTTTGGCCGTCAGATAAAACGCCAGGTTCCAGAAGTTGAACAAGTTGTCCGTTGGTCGGATGGGCTCGGCGACGTGGTCTTACAATCCGATGCAACTCATCGGTTCAAAGAACTGAACATTGGTTATGCCGACGCATCGATCATACCCGTAATGGGACTGAAACTACTCCAGGGCGATCCGCAAACAGCACTGAGCGAACCAGGTCGTATCGTATTGACTCGTCAACTGGCAGAGAAATATTTCGGCGATAAAAACCCGGTTGGAAAAACGCTGATTTTCGACAAGCATTTCCCGCTTACCGTATCGGCCATACTCGACGATTTACCGACAAATTCAGTAATTGGCTTCAGGGCATTGGTTTCCCTGAGTTCTATGCCTACTCTGGGGGCCAAGCAGCAGCAAGTCTGGAAAGGAGGTGGTTTCCTGAGCACGTATGTGGTCTTACGTCCGGGTACACGTCCAACAGCCGTCGAGAAGAAACTGCAACAGGTAAAATCAGACCTGCAGTTTGTTGATCTTTCGGCCAAATACCTGCTCGAAGTCCTGTCATCCTTACACTTGGATAGCCGTAGTGAATCGAAAGGTACCCGGCAATCGCTGTATGTTCTGCTCACCATAGCCCTGGTCATTCTGGCACTGGCGGTCATTAATTATGTTAGCCTAACCACAGCCCGCGCTACCAAACGAGCGAAAGAAGTCGGCATTCGTAAAGCCATTGGCGGGCAACGCCAGGAGCTTATCGGCCAGTTTTTTATCGAATCATTTCTAACCACTACGCTGGCCTTTGGCTTATCGCTGGCGGTACTTCAGGCACTGTTTCCCTGGGCCAATCAAGCTCTTGGTCTGCAGATGGACAA
It encodes:
- a CDS encoding permease prefix domain 2-containing transporter; the encoded protein is MNRSNKPLESPPRTADRLLEWFCAPHLLEEIQGDLYERFVRDLQAEGIRRANRRYWANVLRFIRPFALKRKVNDYSSPALLSSLMFRNYFKTSLRNLTKHKVSSLINLFGLTLGVTACLVIYLITNYELSYDTFHPNGERIYRLVGEAQYGKTGEKHPVGFPPNAVPAAIRKEIAGLETVAAFHNISSEVLVPNGKEKPKRFEGNKHNEIVVVEPQYFDIFTYQWLAGNPKTALTEPFDLVLSARKARLYFGELPIQEMIGKEVIYQDSVRMHVAGIVNDFAQPSDLVFTDFISFATIQASQLKRSIDLSQWNDIWSASQAFVKLPEGTTPAQLTAQFQRFGKAHFTKEMELKFTPALQPLSDLHFNDDYADNYSRKAHLPTLYGLMGIAAFILLIAAINFINLSTAQSAQRAKETGIRKVMGSSRANLILQFLSETTFLTVVAVFLSLALVKPILIAFQSLTPQGLTFDLFSWQTVAFLLAVTISTSLLAGFYPSWVLSSYVPALTLKGQTSTKNGQKGYLRKGLIVFQFTVSLVFIIGTLMVSRQLNFMRNKDRGFSTNAIVSIRPGRDEKATVLAQKLSQLAGVERVTREWFPPMGPAFMVTKLKYQGKKEIEMDVSAKIGDENFIPLYQLRLLAGRNYIKSDSLRELVINETYAKALGFKKPADALNQLLSFQDKKYPIVGVVADFHEQSFHEKIGPVFIGYMPQRSANIGVKLATKGRQVSDMKATLASMEQQWKTIYPDNKFEYTFLDDSIAKLYEKEQKTGQLVNTATAIAILISCMGLFGLATFTAQQRTKEIGVRKVLGASVASIVTLLSKDFLKLVIVALVLASPIAWWAMNQWLKDFAYKVDLSWWVFALAGILAIAIALVTVGFQSIKAALLNPVRSLRSE
- a CDS encoding sugar phosphate isomerase/epimerase family protein; this translates as MKYLIKSLICGALLALSALPLLAQKGPEDKAGWKLGAQAYSFRLFPFTEALRKIDSCGLKYVEAYPGQVIGGGLDGKMDFNMNATTRQAVKKLIKDRGLTVVAYGVVSPKTDEDWKNVFEFAKDMGILNINSEPTPEQMPLVRKLAEQYKINVALHNHPKPSRYWHPDTVLAAIGGSKYVGSCSDIGHWVRSGLNPVECLKKLNGHVLGMHFKDVKKDTPEGKYHDVVWGTGDCNVEQVITELKRQHFKGPISAEYEYHWENNGPEIAESVKNFREIYNRVKVQ
- a CDS encoding PadR family transcriptional regulator; translated protein: MKRTYLGEFEEIVLLTVAVLEGQAYGVALTHEIIEQTGRSVRLNQIHAALQRLEDKGMVKSEMGEPTPERGGRRKRLFTVTVYGQRTLQEIQEVRTTLWNRLPNPLNPAISL
- a CDS encoding ABC transporter permease, with the protein product MNQSPTPPRLADRLLNLFCAPHRLEEVQGDLHEEFAWQVERIGERRARWRYWRDVLGFMKPRTGGSFAIKRQEKQNSTIFLLSPVMLRNYLKTAWRSLVNNRFYSLINMTGLTAGLAVGILILLWVQDELSFDRFHHQATSIYRLENWAGTGNSRQIWTSTVAPIAELGKQELPDIKDGVRISHNGTYTLFRYKDKTFNEEHTQFADPSLFSVFDFALTQGNPAKPFPDNHSVVLTESTAKRYFGDENPLGKVLIVDKNNAFKVSGITPDFPKNSSIQADMILPLPLLFEGMYHNRTDGRNQANDFSNFNYSTYLLLQPGASTSSLTDKLRTIHLRNKPDDTDLTYLLQPLPDMHLYRADGSEGGIETIRMFSIIALLILAIACINYVNLSTARSLLRSKEISMRKIVGAARSQLFVQFLTETALLFSLAAVLAIGLIYGLLPFYNQISGKQLALDFSDYRIWQLIGLTILGTLAASSLYPALLLSSFEPLRALKGKVSSRLNEASFRKILVVVQFAVSVILIAGTFIINNQLQYIRSKELGYDKTHVFGFFMRDMSQHYDVVKAQLLNQPGVDAVTRASSNIVSLGGQTGDNEWDGKEKGETMFMWPVAIDKDFIPFFKINLLQGANFTGAVADSLHFILNETAVKTARIKDPIGKRFRLWNHTGTIVGVVNDFHFASMRQKIEPAIFYYAPEQMQAIYVKTTGNDARLAVAAAQRSWKQYNTNYPFDYTFLNDSFNNLYKSEQQSGMLFNIFSTIAILISCLGLFGLATYTAQVRTREIGVRKVLGASTSGIIQLLAKDFIKLVLIAIVIAVPVAWYTMNRWLQDFAYRIDIQWWVFALSGLLALAIALLTVSYQSIRAALMNPVNSLRSE
- a CDS encoding permease prefix domain 2-containing transporter, giving the protein MHTPPRFADRLLRLVCAPHRLEEVQGDLHEEFAWQVQRIGLRRARWRYWRDVLGFMKPFAIKRTTAVGMSRRGTVHHPRFGEYPYANSTTTAMLSNYFTIAWRNVLRYKLNSTLTITGLALGLACSLLIILHVREELTYDNGFSKADRIFRITSENIDKKSRQWAATSPILGVEMQKAIPAVQTVARFHRPYPDRVFSYAPSGGAPKLFEEKSGYYADSTVVDVFDLSFVKGDPRTALKQIDAIVLTEAMATKYFGNEDPLGKRIQDDLDKRLLTVTGVIKPYSFPTHLQFDYLISMSTFYSYTDKNTLENRGWAGFYNYVLLNNGASRSDVEARIPEFMVKFYEAKGETRKEILATRRTPIQPITDIHLHSKLEKEMGPNSDITYVYVFSIAALFILLLASVNFINMATAQAFNRMKEVGVRKALGARKGQLIRQFLGESFILTLAAALVAFGLFRLAIPFYNELAAKTLRFEQLLTASNTVLLVLLIGLISLIAGFYPALFISNFDPVNALKGKKSQFSSVTLIRKGLIVFQFSVSVFMIFSTIVVYRQMKFFQTKDLGFDQDQVIAVKLYGRDMWNKADVIQQEFQKNSAITNVARISTLPGDRFGTDMLALLGKPDDATQLRFMWADEHTLPLLQVGMKAGRNFVRKTENAHFSLILNEAAAKALKLDSPIGQKAVSLGDTGEIVGIVRDFHFASLHTTVDPLVIVQHPGQANYFLLKTKGNNLAETLQFAQSTLARLSPGSLFIYTFLDEKMARLYDSEKRVGNILNVFALFAILISCLGLFGLSAYAAQIRTKEVGIRKVLGATVAGLIVLLSGDFLRLVLIAIVLAFPLAWWATSRWLQNFAYPTSIEWWMFALTSLVTSAVAVLTISFQSIRAALMNPVKSLRSE
- a CDS encoding permease prefix domain 2-containing transporter, with the translated sequence MKLNRRTTPPRLADHLLRFFCAPHRLEEVQGDLHEEFTYQVERIGERRARWRYWWDVLGFIKPRFAARPKSTYSTTFLSPAMIRNYLAIALRQLWKNQLFSALNIVGLTVGLAVSTFIALYVWHEFHYDRFEPFADRTYRIMSVATYGGEEISFPNLHESFGRQIKRQVPEVEQVVRWSDGLGDVVLQSDATHRFKELNIGYADASIIPVMGLKLLQGDPQTALSEPGRIVLTRQLAEKYFGDKNPVGKTLIFDKHFPLTVSAILDDLPTNSVIGFRALVSLSSMPTLGAKQQQVWKGGGFLSTYVVLRPGTRPTAVEKKLQQVKSDLQFVDLSAKYLLEVLSSLHLDSRSESKGTRQSLYVLLTIALVILALAVINYVSLTTARATKRAKEVGIRKAIGGQRQELIGQFFIESFLTTTLAFGLSLAVLQALFPWANQALGLQMDNRVLAQGPYWGLMLALWLVCSVLAGAYPALLLSGFRPAVVLKGTTNVRFGGAGLRQVFTTLQFTASIGLLICSLVLYTQMRFLQTKNLGINREQVVGMYIDSELTSQFTAIRDAVRQWAGVNNVAATNTKLFSPNIMTYFMETAKGKKQLMVNALTVDKPFFDMMGVRWQYPPAGWETGAVSKELTVYNQTVLKEAGIRGNPLQQPSPFKGTAANGSPDGVVADFHVHSLHGPVSPMMLSVVSDTSRSITANGGYLLIRLRPQTNVPEALAQLKAIYERSRPSAPFDYYFLDEAYDKLYAKEERLARLFNGFTALTLLVACLGLLGLMTFSVEARTKEIGVRKVLGASVSSIVTLLSKDFLKLVLISILVASPLAWYAMNKWLEGFAYKIDIVWWIFALAGGLVTGIALLTISFQSIRAALMNPVNSLRSE